Proteins encoded within one genomic window of Carassius carassius chromosome 22, fCarCar2.1, whole genome shotgun sequence:
- the LOC132098993 gene encoding protein DENND6B-like isoform X1, which yields MDPFDSSDSLEGPSKTAATNADAPVPWSRFSAWLECVCVVTFDLELGQAIELVYPHDVKLTEKEKTSICYLSFPDSYSGCLGDTQFSFRLRQSVGRSSSWFGHEDAYNRDAPVTLQKEQAHFHGYVYFRQVKDASVKRGYFQKSLVVVSRLPFGNLFHSLLQVIAPEYFEKHEPCLETVCNEIDQWPAPVPGQTLNLPVMGVVMQVQIPPKVETLGGSPVKQPQTENLLPAPTVLPSVHELDLFKCFQSVLIHMQMLWELMLLGEPVVVMAPSPTVSSETVLALVSAIAPLRYCGDYRPYFTIHDSEFKEYTTRTQAPPNVILGVTNPFFIKTFQCWPHIIRLGDLKMSGDLPKQVKVKKLAKLKTLDTKTGIYTAYKTFLNKDKAFIKRLLKGIQKKRPSEVLSAFLRRHLMEQTESFILPLERYLESLMPPQRSVSPWKTPPQIRSFSQDEFMKTLEQAGPQLTLKGDWTGLYRRFFRSPNFDGWYRLRHREMTQKVECLHLEAICAASVLNCMEKRDRNPSFVLHRRKEPLHVQNSMRELLTWNKDKSEVEIVDLILKLREKLMRARKHQLPVKEELLERLEQSIQTIISSLPEDLQTLLQRQ from the exons ATGGACCCATTTGACAGCTCTGATTCGCTGGAAGGGCCATCAAAGACAGCGGCGACAAACGCAGATGCACCGGTGCCGTGGTCGCGCTTCTCTGCCTGGCTCGAATGCGTGTGCGTCGTTACCTTCGACCTCGAGCTCGGACAAGCCATAGAG CTCGTTTACCCCCATGATGTCAAACTCACAGAGAAAGAG AAAACAAGCATCTGCTACTTATCGTTTCCTGACTCATACTCAG GATGCCTCGGGGACACGCAGTTCAGCTTCAGACTGCGGCAGTCCGTGGGCCGCAGTAGCTCTTGGTTTGGACATGAGGATGCGTACAACAGGGATGCACCTGTGACCCTGCAG aaggagcaAGCACATTTCCATGGGTATGTGTATTTCAGACAAGTGAAAGATGCGTCTGTGAAAAGGGGTTACTTTCAGAAG TCTCTGGTGGTGGTGTCCAGACTGCCGTTTGGGAACCTTTTCCATTCGCTGCTGCAGGTCATTGCTCCTGAGTACTTTGAAAAGCACGAACCTTGTCTGGAGACAG TCTGTAATGAGATTGACCAGTGGCCAGCGCCAGTACCAGGACAGACACTCAACTTACCAGTTATGGGTGTTGTGATGCAG GTTCAAATTCCTCCAAAAGTCGAAACACTAGGAGGAAGCCCGGTAAAACAACCACAAACTGAG AATCTGCTCCCTGCCCCCACCGTTCTTCCATCAGTTCATGAGTTGGATCTTTTTAA ATGTTTCCAGTCAGTCCTGATTCACATGCAGATGCTCTGGGAGCTCATGTTGCTAGGAGAGCCAGTGGTTGTTATGGCACCCTCTCCGACCGTCTCCTCTGAGACTGTGCTGGCCCTAGTCAG CGCTATCGCCCCACTGCGCTACTGTGGTGATTACAGACCATACTTCACCATTCATGACAGTGAATTCAAGGAGTACACAACCAGGACTCAGGCTCC GCCTAATGTGATACTTGGTGTCACGAATCCATTCTTTATAAAGACCTTTCAGTGCTGGCCACACATTATTCGCCTCGGAGACCTGAAGATGTCTG GTGATTTACCAAAGCAAGTGAAGGTCAAGAAACTGGCAAAGTTAAAAACACTGGATACAAAAACAG GTATATACACAGCATACAAGACCTTCCTAAACAAAGACAAAGCCTTCATTAAGCGACTCTTAAAG GGTatccagaagaaaaggccatCAGAAGTGCTGAGTGCCTTTTTGAGGCGGCATCTGATGGAGCAAACTGAGAGTTTCATTCTTCCGCTG GAACGATATTTGGAAAGCCTAATGCCGCCACAGAGATCGGTGTCTCCATGGAAG ACCCCACCTCAGATCCGGTCCTTCAGTCAGGATGAGTTCATGAAGACCCTGGAGCAAGCAGGGCCGCAGCTAACACTGAAAGGAGATTGGACAGGCCTGTACAG GCGTTTCTTCCGTTCACCAAACTTTGATGGCTGGTATCGGCTCAGGCACAGAGAGATGACTCAGAAAGTGGAATGTCTTCATTTAGAGGCCATCTGTGCAGCT tctgttttaaattgcatggaaaagcGCGACCGAAATccttcttttgtgctccacagaagaaaagaACCCCTACATGTTcagaacagcatgagg gAGCTGCTGACATGGAACAAGGACAAATCAGAGGTAGAGATTGTTGACCTCATCCTGAAGCTTCGAGAGAAACTG ATGAGAGCTCGAAAACACCAGCTTCCGGTGAAAGAAGAACTTCTGGAGAGATTAGAGCAGTCCATCCAGACTATCATCAGCTCCTTGCCAGAGGATCTACAGACATTATTACAAAGACAATGA
- the LOC132098993 gene encoding protein DENND6B-like isoform X2, translating into MDPFDSSDSLEGPSKTAATNADAPVPWSRFSAWLECVCVVTFDLELGQAIELVYPHDVKLTEKEKTSICYLSFPDSYSGCLGDTQFSFRLRQSVGRSSSWFGHEDAYNRDAPVTLQKEQAHFHGYVYFRQVKDASVKRGYFQKSLVVVSRLPFGNLFHSLLQVIAPEYFEKHEPCLETVCNEIDQWPAPVPGQTLNLPVMGVVMQVQIPPKVETLGGSPVKQPQTENLLPAPTVLPSVHELDLFKCFQSVLIHMQMLWELMLLGEPVVVMAPSPTVSSETVLALVSAIAPLRYCGDYRPYFTIHDSEFKEYTTRTQAPPNVILGVTNPFFIKTFQCWPHIIRLGDLKMSGDLPKQVKVKKLAKLKTLDTKTGIYTAYKTFLNKDKAFIKRLLKGIQKKRPSEVLSAFLRRHLMEQTESFILPLERYLESLMPPQRSVSPWKTPPQIRSFSQDEFMKTLEQAGPQLTLKGDWTGLYRRFFRSPNFDGWYRLRHREMTQKVECLHLEAICAAELLTWNKDKSEVEIVDLILKLREKLMRARKHQLPVKEELLERLEQSIQTIISSLPEDLQTLLQRQ; encoded by the exons ATGGACCCATTTGACAGCTCTGATTCGCTGGAAGGGCCATCAAAGACAGCGGCGACAAACGCAGATGCACCGGTGCCGTGGTCGCGCTTCTCTGCCTGGCTCGAATGCGTGTGCGTCGTTACCTTCGACCTCGAGCTCGGACAAGCCATAGAG CTCGTTTACCCCCATGATGTCAAACTCACAGAGAAAGAG AAAACAAGCATCTGCTACTTATCGTTTCCTGACTCATACTCAG GATGCCTCGGGGACACGCAGTTCAGCTTCAGACTGCGGCAGTCCGTGGGCCGCAGTAGCTCTTGGTTTGGACATGAGGATGCGTACAACAGGGATGCACCTGTGACCCTGCAG aaggagcaAGCACATTTCCATGGGTATGTGTATTTCAGACAAGTGAAAGATGCGTCTGTGAAAAGGGGTTACTTTCAGAAG TCTCTGGTGGTGGTGTCCAGACTGCCGTTTGGGAACCTTTTCCATTCGCTGCTGCAGGTCATTGCTCCTGAGTACTTTGAAAAGCACGAACCTTGTCTGGAGACAG TCTGTAATGAGATTGACCAGTGGCCAGCGCCAGTACCAGGACAGACACTCAACTTACCAGTTATGGGTGTTGTGATGCAG GTTCAAATTCCTCCAAAAGTCGAAACACTAGGAGGAAGCCCGGTAAAACAACCACAAACTGAG AATCTGCTCCCTGCCCCCACCGTTCTTCCATCAGTTCATGAGTTGGATCTTTTTAA ATGTTTCCAGTCAGTCCTGATTCACATGCAGATGCTCTGGGAGCTCATGTTGCTAGGAGAGCCAGTGGTTGTTATGGCACCCTCTCCGACCGTCTCCTCTGAGACTGTGCTGGCCCTAGTCAG CGCTATCGCCCCACTGCGCTACTGTGGTGATTACAGACCATACTTCACCATTCATGACAGTGAATTCAAGGAGTACACAACCAGGACTCAGGCTCC GCCTAATGTGATACTTGGTGTCACGAATCCATTCTTTATAAAGACCTTTCAGTGCTGGCCACACATTATTCGCCTCGGAGACCTGAAGATGTCTG GTGATTTACCAAAGCAAGTGAAGGTCAAGAAACTGGCAAAGTTAAAAACACTGGATACAAAAACAG GTATATACACAGCATACAAGACCTTCCTAAACAAAGACAAAGCCTTCATTAAGCGACTCTTAAAG GGTatccagaagaaaaggccatCAGAAGTGCTGAGTGCCTTTTTGAGGCGGCATCTGATGGAGCAAACTGAGAGTTTCATTCTTCCGCTG GAACGATATTTGGAAAGCCTAATGCCGCCACAGAGATCGGTGTCTCCATGGAAG ACCCCACCTCAGATCCGGTCCTTCAGTCAGGATGAGTTCATGAAGACCCTGGAGCAAGCAGGGCCGCAGCTAACACTGAAAGGAGATTGGACAGGCCTGTACAG GCGTTTCTTCCGTTCACCAAACTTTGATGGCTGGTATCGGCTCAGGCACAGAGAGATGACTCAGAAAGTGGAATGTCTTCATTTAGAGGCCATCTGTGCAGCT gAGCTGCTGACATGGAACAAGGACAAATCAGAGGTAGAGATTGTTGACCTCATCCTGAAGCTTCGAGAGAAACTG ATGAGAGCTCGAAAACACCAGCTTCCGGTGAAAGAAGAACTTCTGGAGAGATTAGAGCAGTCCATCCAGACTATCATCAGCTCCTTGCCAGAGGATCTACAGACATTATTACAAAGACAATGA
- the LOC132098993 gene encoding protein DENND6B-like isoform X3, whose amino-acid sequence MDPFDSSDSLEGPSKTAATNADAPVPWSRFSAWLECVCVVTFDLELGQAIELVYPHDVKLTEKEKTSICYLSFPDSYSGCLGDTQFSFRLRQSVGRSSSWFGHEDAYNRDAPVTLQKEQAHFHGYVYFRQVKDASVKRGYFQKSLVVVSRLPFGNLFHSLLQVIAPEYFEKHEPCLETVCNEIDQWPAPVPGQTLNLPVMGVVMQVQIPPKVETLGGSPVKQPQTENLLPAPTVLPSVHELDLFKCFQSVLIHMQMLWELMLLGEPVVVMAPSPTVSSETVLALVSAIAPLRYCGDYRPYFTIHDSEFKEYTTRTQAPPNVILGVTNPFFIKTFQCWPHIIRLGDLKMSGDLPKQVKVKKLAKLKTLDTKTGIYTAYKTFLNKDKAFIKRLLKGIQKKRPSEVLSAFLRRHLMEQTESFILPLERYLESLMPPQRSVSPWKTPPQIRSFSQDEFMKTLEQAGPQLTLKGDWTGLYRRFFRSPNFDGWYRLRHREMTQKVECLHLEAICAAKKRTPTCSEQHEGAADMEQGQIRGRDC is encoded by the exons ATGGACCCATTTGACAGCTCTGATTCGCTGGAAGGGCCATCAAAGACAGCGGCGACAAACGCAGATGCACCGGTGCCGTGGTCGCGCTTCTCTGCCTGGCTCGAATGCGTGTGCGTCGTTACCTTCGACCTCGAGCTCGGACAAGCCATAGAG CTCGTTTACCCCCATGATGTCAAACTCACAGAGAAAGAG AAAACAAGCATCTGCTACTTATCGTTTCCTGACTCATACTCAG GATGCCTCGGGGACACGCAGTTCAGCTTCAGACTGCGGCAGTCCGTGGGCCGCAGTAGCTCTTGGTTTGGACATGAGGATGCGTACAACAGGGATGCACCTGTGACCCTGCAG aaggagcaAGCACATTTCCATGGGTATGTGTATTTCAGACAAGTGAAAGATGCGTCTGTGAAAAGGGGTTACTTTCAGAAG TCTCTGGTGGTGGTGTCCAGACTGCCGTTTGGGAACCTTTTCCATTCGCTGCTGCAGGTCATTGCTCCTGAGTACTTTGAAAAGCACGAACCTTGTCTGGAGACAG TCTGTAATGAGATTGACCAGTGGCCAGCGCCAGTACCAGGACAGACACTCAACTTACCAGTTATGGGTGTTGTGATGCAG GTTCAAATTCCTCCAAAAGTCGAAACACTAGGAGGAAGCCCGGTAAAACAACCACAAACTGAG AATCTGCTCCCTGCCCCCACCGTTCTTCCATCAGTTCATGAGTTGGATCTTTTTAA ATGTTTCCAGTCAGTCCTGATTCACATGCAGATGCTCTGGGAGCTCATGTTGCTAGGAGAGCCAGTGGTTGTTATGGCACCCTCTCCGACCGTCTCCTCTGAGACTGTGCTGGCCCTAGTCAG CGCTATCGCCCCACTGCGCTACTGTGGTGATTACAGACCATACTTCACCATTCATGACAGTGAATTCAAGGAGTACACAACCAGGACTCAGGCTCC GCCTAATGTGATACTTGGTGTCACGAATCCATTCTTTATAAAGACCTTTCAGTGCTGGCCACACATTATTCGCCTCGGAGACCTGAAGATGTCTG GTGATTTACCAAAGCAAGTGAAGGTCAAGAAACTGGCAAAGTTAAAAACACTGGATACAAAAACAG GTATATACACAGCATACAAGACCTTCCTAAACAAAGACAAAGCCTTCATTAAGCGACTCTTAAAG GGTatccagaagaaaaggccatCAGAAGTGCTGAGTGCCTTTTTGAGGCGGCATCTGATGGAGCAAACTGAGAGTTTCATTCTTCCGCTG GAACGATATTTGGAAAGCCTAATGCCGCCACAGAGATCGGTGTCTCCATGGAAG ACCCCACCTCAGATCCGGTCCTTCAGTCAGGATGAGTTCATGAAGACCCTGGAGCAAGCAGGGCCGCAGCTAACACTGAAAGGAGATTGGACAGGCCTGTACAG GCGTTTCTTCCGTTCACCAAACTTTGATGGCTGGTATCGGCTCAGGCACAGAGAGATGACTCAGAAAGTGGAATGTCTTCATTTAGAGGCCATCTGTGCAGCT aagaaaagaACCCCTACATGTTcagaacagcatgagg gAGCTGCTGACATGGAACAAGGACAAATCAGAGGTAGAGATTGTTGA
- the LOC132098994 gene encoding serine/threonine-protein phosphatase 6 regulatory subunit 2-like isoform X1, producing MFWKFDLNNTSHIDQLLDREGVTLRELMEEEDVLQECKAQNRKLLLFLSKDHCMQELVTLITEEPPADLEEKTRFKFPNIACELLTSDVALINDKLGGDESLLEKLYHFLEQEPPLNPLLASFFSKTIGNLIARKTDQVISFLRKKHNFISLVLNHIDASAMMDLLLRLISCVEPALLRMEVLNWLNEERLIQRLTELMHTGRDEERQSNASQTLCDIIRLSRDQANQLSEVTEPDPLLAVLESQENVAELLKNMFEGERTEASVVNGTQVLLTLLETRRSGLEGLMDLYSQGCERSYTVSSSILRAIEPHLKDFQQLLLNPPTRSAILTTVGVLEQPLGSARLHVAKLVASLLQTCDLSICQEICRLNTMDLLLDLFFKYTWNNFLHLQVELCVASILNHSAHADHQNPGLQNHEERPATGTGSQVEEGTPGQNSTSDPANTPIQDALVANLFQHCRLVQRILDAWEENDKIQAEGGRRKGNMGHLTRIANTVVQNLEKGLVHSQINDLIKELPEDCRGRWEGFVGETLRETNRRNTVDLVSTHNLHSSSEDDDMESPFPNDLSIQQAFSDYQIQQMTANFVDQFGFNDEEFSEHDENINAAFDRIAEINFNIDADDHSANAAAFEACCKERIQQFDDCEEEEDIWDEKEINYATQIKSRSRFGVSLSSDNSPKSAVRNGGGGRGSGSEEEDVEEEASPQKSAAAQTQNPGWTASFGETEVSSSSAWGGSPQQEGEGPQDTSWATFTEFQPFSSTESSQSEGQPQQGQEKKLAGSGSATGALEGSPGQKVPLVASDSSSSGGSDSEEDPGENKTEGSPKTPANQTTAPMSEVPTEALEKLSIADNSESSAPTEESDATTVTDMRVKTPSSAEITPNGPV from the exons ATGTTCTGGAAGTTTGACCTGAACAACACCTCCCATATCGACCAGCTGCTGGATCGAGAGGGAGTTACTCTGAGGGAGTTGATGGAAGAGGAGGATGTCCTGCAGGAGTGCAAAGCACAGAATCGCAAACTCCTGCTCTTCCTCTCCAAGGATCACTGTATGCAGGAGCTGGTCACCCTTATTACAGAGGAGCCCCCTGCTGACCTGGAAGAGAAAACCCGCTTCAA GTTTCCAAACATTGCCTGTGAGCTCCTGACCTCTGATGTGGCTCTTATCAATGATAAGCTGGGTGGAGATGAATCCCTTTTGGAGAAGCTCTACCACTTTCTGGAGCAGGAGCCACCCCTTAATCCCCTGCTGGCGTCTTTCTTCAGCAAAACCATTGGCAACTTGATTGCACGTAAAACAGACCAG GTAATCTCTTTCCTAAGGAAAAAACACAACTTCATCAGTCTGGTGCTGAATCACATTGATGCCTCAGCCATGATGGATCTTTTGCTGCGCCTCATCAGCTGTGTAGAGCCTGCCCTCTTGAGGATGGAGGTCCTCAAT TGGCTGAATGAAGAGAGACTCATCCAGAGACTCACAGAGCTCATGCACACAGGAAGAGATGAAGAG AGACAATCTAATGCATCCCAGACTCTTTGTGACATCATTCGACTTAGTCGAGACCAGGCCAATCAGCTGTCAGAGGTCACTGAACCAGACCCCTTACTAGCTGTATTAGAGTC TCAGGAGAATGTGGCAGAGCTTTTGAAGAACATGTTTGAAGGGGAAAGGACTGAAGCATCTGTCGTCAATGGAACACAAGTGCTTCTTACGTTACTGGAGACACGAAGGTCAGG GTTGGAGGGTCTGATGGACCTGTATTCTCAGGGATGTGAAAGGTCTTACACTGTCAGCAGCAGTATTTTACGTGCTATTGAGCCTCATCTAAAGGACTTCCAGCAGCTCCTACTGAACCCTCCTACg AGAAGTGCAATACTCACTACAGTGGGCGTTCTGGAGCAGCCCCTGGGGAGCGCCCGCCTTCATGTGGCCAAACTGGTGGCTTCTCTTTTGCAGACTTGTGACCTCAGCATCTGCCAAGAGATCTGCAGACTCAACACCATGGACCTGCTGTTG GATTTATTCTTTAAATACACCTGGAATAATTTCTTGCACTTGCAAGTGGAACTGTGTGTGGCATCCATCCTGAACCACTCTGCCCATGCCGACCACCAGAACCCAGGTCTGCAGAACCACGAGGAGAGACCAGCTACAGGCACAGGCAGCCAAGTGGAGGAGGGAACACCGGGCCAGAACAGCACCTCAGACCCAGCAAACACGCCTATTCAAGATGCTCTCGTTGCCAAT CTCTTTCAGCATTGCCGGCTGGTGCAAAGGATTCTGGATGCTTGGGAGGAAAATGACAAAATCCA GGCTGAAGGGGGAAGGCGGAAGGGAAATATGGGTCACCTGACAAGAATTGCAAACACTGTGGTTCAAAACCTGGAGAAGGGGCtggttcactctcaaattaatgACCTAATTAAAG AGCTGCCAGAGGACTGCAGAGGCCGCTGGGAGGGTTTTGTGGGTGAGACCCTGAGAGAGACCAACAGGAGAAACACAGTGGATCTG GTCAGCACCCATAACTTACACTCATCTAGTGAAGATGATGACATGGAGAGCCCCTTCCCCAATGATCTGTCCATCCAACAG GCATTCTCTGATTACCAGATTCAGCAGATGACCGCCAACTTTGTGGATCAGTTTGGTTTTAATGATGAAGAGTTTAGTGAGCATGATGAAAATATCAA TGCTGCGTTCGATCGAATTGCTGAAATTAACTTCAATATAGATGCAGATGATCATAGT GCCAATGCTGCAGCTTTTGAAGCGTGTTGTAAAGAAAGAATCCAGCAGTTCGATGACTGTGAGGAAGAAGAAGATATTTGGGATGAGAAAGAAATAAACTATGCAACACAAATCAAATCCAGATCGAG GTTCGGGGTGTCTCTTTCTTCAGATAATTCACCCAAGAGTGCTGTGAGGAATGGGGGTGGAGGCCGCGGGTCGGGCTCTGAGGAAGAGGATGTTGAGGAAGAGGCCAGTCCTCAGAAGTCTGCAGCAGCTCAGACTCAAA ATCCAGGCTGGACGGCGAGTTTTGGCGAGACCGAGGTGAGCTCCTCTAGCGCCTGGGGTGGTTCCCCTCAGCAGGAAGGTGAGGGTCCGCAGGACACAAGCTGGGCAACTTTCACTGAGTTCCAGCCTTTCAGCAG CACAGAGTCCAGCCAGAGTGAGGGACAACCTCAACAAGgccaagaaaaaaaat tggctGGCAGTGGTTCGGCTACTGGAGCGTTGGAAGGAAGTCCTGGGCAAAAAGTCCCTCTGGTGGCCTCAGACAGCAGCTCGTCTGGAGGCTCAGACAGTGAAGAGGACCCTGGAGAAAATAAGACAGAGGGTTCCCCTAAAACACCTGCCAACCAGACAACAGCACCCATGAG CGAGGTGCCTACTGAAGCTCTGGAGAAGCTCAGCATTGCAGACAATAGCGAGTCTTCAGCACCTACAGAAGAGTCGGATGCCACCACTGTGACGGACATGAG AGTCAAAACCCCTTCTTCAGCTGAGATCACACCTAACGGACCGGTCTGA
- the LOC132098994 gene encoding serine/threonine-protein phosphatase 6 regulatory subunit 2-like isoform X2, whose protein sequence is MFWKFDLNNTSHIDQLLDREGVTLRELMEEEDVLQECKAQNRKLLLFLSKDHCMQELVTLITEEPPADLEEKTRFKFPNIACELLTSDVALINDKLGGDESLLEKLYHFLEQEPPLNPLLASFFSKTIGNLIARKTDQVISFLRKKHNFISLVLNHIDASAMMDLLLRLISCVEPALLRMEVLNWLNEERLIQRLTELMHTGRDEERQSNASQTLCDIIRLSRDQANQLSEVTEPDPLLAVLESQENVAELLKNMFEGERTEASVVNGTQVLLTLLETRRLEGLMDLYSQGCERSYTVSSSILRAIEPHLKDFQQLLLNPPTRSAILTTVGVLEQPLGSARLHVAKLVASLLQTCDLSICQEICRLNTMDLLLDLFFKYTWNNFLHLQVELCVASILNHSAHADHQNPGLQNHEERPATGTGSQVEEGTPGQNSTSDPANTPIQDALVANLFQHCRLVQRILDAWEENDKIQAEGGRRKGNMGHLTRIANTVVQNLEKGLVHSQINDLIKELPEDCRGRWEGFVGETLRETNRRNTVDLVSTHNLHSSSEDDDMESPFPNDLSIQQAFSDYQIQQMTANFVDQFGFNDEEFSEHDENINAAFDRIAEINFNIDADDHSANAAAFEACCKERIQQFDDCEEEEDIWDEKEINYATQIKSRSRFGVSLSSDNSPKSAVRNGGGGRGSGSEEEDVEEEASPQKSAAAQTQNPGWTASFGETEVSSSSAWGGSPQQEGEGPQDTSWATFTEFQPFSSTESSQSEGQPQQGQEKKLAGSGSATGALEGSPGQKVPLVASDSSSSGGSDSEEDPGENKTEGSPKTPANQTTAPMSEVPTEALEKLSIADNSESSAPTEESDATTVTDMRVKTPSSAEITPNGPV, encoded by the exons ATGTTCTGGAAGTTTGACCTGAACAACACCTCCCATATCGACCAGCTGCTGGATCGAGAGGGAGTTACTCTGAGGGAGTTGATGGAAGAGGAGGATGTCCTGCAGGAGTGCAAAGCACAGAATCGCAAACTCCTGCTCTTCCTCTCCAAGGATCACTGTATGCAGGAGCTGGTCACCCTTATTACAGAGGAGCCCCCTGCTGACCTGGAAGAGAAAACCCGCTTCAA GTTTCCAAACATTGCCTGTGAGCTCCTGACCTCTGATGTGGCTCTTATCAATGATAAGCTGGGTGGAGATGAATCCCTTTTGGAGAAGCTCTACCACTTTCTGGAGCAGGAGCCACCCCTTAATCCCCTGCTGGCGTCTTTCTTCAGCAAAACCATTGGCAACTTGATTGCACGTAAAACAGACCAG GTAATCTCTTTCCTAAGGAAAAAACACAACTTCATCAGTCTGGTGCTGAATCACATTGATGCCTCAGCCATGATGGATCTTTTGCTGCGCCTCATCAGCTGTGTAGAGCCTGCCCTCTTGAGGATGGAGGTCCTCAAT TGGCTGAATGAAGAGAGACTCATCCAGAGACTCACAGAGCTCATGCACACAGGAAGAGATGAAGAG AGACAATCTAATGCATCCCAGACTCTTTGTGACATCATTCGACTTAGTCGAGACCAGGCCAATCAGCTGTCAGAGGTCACTGAACCAGACCCCTTACTAGCTGTATTAGAGTC TCAGGAGAATGTGGCAGAGCTTTTGAAGAACATGTTTGAAGGGGAAAGGACTGAAGCATCTGTCGTCAATGGAACACAAGTGCTTCTTACGTTACTGGAGACACGAAG GTTGGAGGGTCTGATGGACCTGTATTCTCAGGGATGTGAAAGGTCTTACACTGTCAGCAGCAGTATTTTACGTGCTATTGAGCCTCATCTAAAGGACTTCCAGCAGCTCCTACTGAACCCTCCTACg AGAAGTGCAATACTCACTACAGTGGGCGTTCTGGAGCAGCCCCTGGGGAGCGCCCGCCTTCATGTGGCCAAACTGGTGGCTTCTCTTTTGCAGACTTGTGACCTCAGCATCTGCCAAGAGATCTGCAGACTCAACACCATGGACCTGCTGTTG GATTTATTCTTTAAATACACCTGGAATAATTTCTTGCACTTGCAAGTGGAACTGTGTGTGGCATCCATCCTGAACCACTCTGCCCATGCCGACCACCAGAACCCAGGTCTGCAGAACCACGAGGAGAGACCAGCTACAGGCACAGGCAGCCAAGTGGAGGAGGGAACACCGGGCCAGAACAGCACCTCAGACCCAGCAAACACGCCTATTCAAGATGCTCTCGTTGCCAAT CTCTTTCAGCATTGCCGGCTGGTGCAAAGGATTCTGGATGCTTGGGAGGAAAATGACAAAATCCA GGCTGAAGGGGGAAGGCGGAAGGGAAATATGGGTCACCTGACAAGAATTGCAAACACTGTGGTTCAAAACCTGGAGAAGGGGCtggttcactctcaaattaatgACCTAATTAAAG AGCTGCCAGAGGACTGCAGAGGCCGCTGGGAGGGTTTTGTGGGTGAGACCCTGAGAGAGACCAACAGGAGAAACACAGTGGATCTG GTCAGCACCCATAACTTACACTCATCTAGTGAAGATGATGACATGGAGAGCCCCTTCCCCAATGATCTGTCCATCCAACAG GCATTCTCTGATTACCAGATTCAGCAGATGACCGCCAACTTTGTGGATCAGTTTGGTTTTAATGATGAAGAGTTTAGTGAGCATGATGAAAATATCAA TGCTGCGTTCGATCGAATTGCTGAAATTAACTTCAATATAGATGCAGATGATCATAGT GCCAATGCTGCAGCTTTTGAAGCGTGTTGTAAAGAAAGAATCCAGCAGTTCGATGACTGTGAGGAAGAAGAAGATATTTGGGATGAGAAAGAAATAAACTATGCAACACAAATCAAATCCAGATCGAG GTTCGGGGTGTCTCTTTCTTCAGATAATTCACCCAAGAGTGCTGTGAGGAATGGGGGTGGAGGCCGCGGGTCGGGCTCTGAGGAAGAGGATGTTGAGGAAGAGGCCAGTCCTCAGAAGTCTGCAGCAGCTCAGACTCAAA ATCCAGGCTGGACGGCGAGTTTTGGCGAGACCGAGGTGAGCTCCTCTAGCGCCTGGGGTGGTTCCCCTCAGCAGGAAGGTGAGGGTCCGCAGGACACAAGCTGGGCAACTTTCACTGAGTTCCAGCCTTTCAGCAG CACAGAGTCCAGCCAGAGTGAGGGACAACCTCAACAAGgccaagaaaaaaaat tggctGGCAGTGGTTCGGCTACTGGAGCGTTGGAAGGAAGTCCTGGGCAAAAAGTCCCTCTGGTGGCCTCAGACAGCAGCTCGTCTGGAGGCTCAGACAGTGAAGAGGACCCTGGAGAAAATAAGACAGAGGGTTCCCCTAAAACACCTGCCAACCAGACAACAGCACCCATGAG CGAGGTGCCTACTGAAGCTCTGGAGAAGCTCAGCATTGCAGACAATAGCGAGTCTTCAGCACCTACAGAAGAGTCGGATGCCACCACTGTGACGGACATGAG AGTCAAAACCCCTTCTTCAGCTGAGATCACACCTAACGGACCGGTCTGA